From the genome of bacterium:
TCAGTATCACATAATTATCCATAAGATTAACTTCACTTATAAAATAGCTCTGCAGATTTTTGCTTTCGCCCATAAGTGTATCCACATGAACCATTTTATCATCCACGATAACTCCAAAAGTATCTTTCAAAACAGATTTGCGCATTTCTTTTACTATACTTATCGCTGGAATACACATAGGTATCGCCTCTA
Proteins encoded in this window:
- a CDS encoding CooT family nickel-binding protein; translated protein: MCIPAISIVKEMRKSVLKDTFGVIVDDKMVHVDTLMGESKNLQSYFISEVNLMDNYVILKRRK